In Symmachiella dynata, the following are encoded in one genomic region:
- a CDS encoding 30S ribosomal protein S1, translating into MVDRNLIREFSISDDEFESYFDTALQEGEDDSQEIDAIYREMPSYETGSILTGVVLRQEGTDVLVDVGYKSEGIVPGNEWDADEDFPQPGDSIEVLLEEVEDEMGMVLLSKRKADRIRDWEKVISKHEENDIVTGKVVRKIKGGLLVNIGVNVFLPASQVDIRRPSDIGDYIGRTVQCMILKIDETRRNIVVSRRKLIEDQRQEMKRSLLSRIEVGQIRRGVVKNIADFGAFVDLGGIDGLLHITDITWARINHPSEKLSIDDEIDVMILNVDTEREKIALGLKQKEPSPWDAVEERYPVGDKVSGEVVNVMTYGAFVKLEDGIEGLVHISEMSWTKRINHPNDLVHIGDIVDVMVLGINKEKKEISLGMKQTTPNPWDEVAAKYPPGANIDGTVRNLTNYGAFIEIEEGIDGLLHISDMSWTRKISHASEMLQKGDSIKCQVISVDQERKRIALGLKQLEEDPWEKDIPDRFQPGSIVQGKVTKLTNFGVFVELEDNLEGLLHVSELADHKVENPEDVVKVGEDIEVRILRVDTADRKIGLSRKLSEEEEQAAAADGGTEGGTASGDSAALREPLKGGIGGGQGPLFSMDSPEAETATAEAATEEAATEEPAAEEAATEEATTEEPVAETAEAEATDKDAEEAPAEEAEEKPVSE; encoded by the coding sequence ATGGTCGATCGTAATTTAATTCGTGAATTCAGTATCAGCGACGACGAGTTTGAGTCGTATTTTGACACGGCGTTGCAAGAAGGTGAGGACGATTCTCAGGAGATCGATGCGATCTACCGCGAGATGCCTTCCTACGAAACGGGCAGCATCCTGACCGGCGTTGTGCTGCGTCAAGAAGGCACCGACGTTCTGGTCGATGTCGGATATAAAAGCGAAGGCATTGTCCCCGGCAATGAATGGGATGCGGACGAAGATTTCCCGCAACCGGGCGATTCCATCGAAGTCCTCCTGGAAGAAGTCGAGGACGAGATGGGGATGGTGCTGCTTTCCAAACGGAAAGCGGACCGGATTCGTGATTGGGAAAAGGTCATTTCCAAGCACGAGGAAAACGACATTGTCACCGGAAAAGTGGTACGAAAAATCAAAGGCGGACTGCTGGTCAATATCGGCGTCAACGTCTTTTTGCCCGCCAGTCAAGTCGACATCCGTCGTCCTTCGGACATTGGCGATTACATCGGCCGCACAGTGCAGTGCATGATCCTCAAGATCGACGAAACCCGCCGCAATATCGTGGTTTCGCGGCGTAAACTGATCGAAGACCAGCGGCAGGAAATGAAACGGAGCCTGTTGTCCCGGATCGAAGTCGGACAAATCCGTCGCGGTGTGGTCAAAAACATCGCCGACTTTGGAGCGTTCGTCGACCTGGGCGGCATCGATGGTTTGTTGCACATTACGGACATCACCTGGGCCCGGATCAATCACCCCTCAGAAAAACTGTCGATCGACGACGAGATCGACGTCATGATTCTGAATGTCGATACCGAACGCGAAAAGATCGCGTTGGGGCTGAAGCAGAAAGAACCGAGCCCGTGGGACGCGGTCGAAGAACGTTATCCGGTCGGCGACAAAGTCTCCGGCGAAGTTGTCAACGTGATGACCTACGGAGCGTTCGTGAAGCTGGAAGACGGGATCGAAGGTTTGGTGCACATCAGCGAGATGTCCTGGACCAAGCGGATCAATCACCCCAACGACCTGGTCCATATCGGCGACATCGTCGATGTGATGGTCTTGGGAATCAACAAGGAGAAAAAGGAAATCTCCTTGGGTATGAAACAGACGACTCCCAACCCCTGGGACGAAGTCGCCGCCAAATACCCGCCCGGTGCCAACATCGACGGAACCGTGCGGAACCTCACCAATTATGGTGCGTTTATCGAAATCGAAGAGGGGATCGACGGGCTGTTGCACATCAGCGACATGTCCTGGACCCGCAAAATTTCGCATGCCAGCGAAATGCTGCAAAAAGGGGACTCGATCAAATGTCAGGTCATTTCAGTCGATCAAGAGCGGAAACGGATCGCTTTGGGCTTGAAACAATTGGAAGAGGACCCGTGGGAAAAAGACATCCCCGACCGTTTCCAACCGGGATCGATCGTACAAGGCAAAGTCACCAAGCTCACCAACTTTGGTGTCTTCGTCGAGTTGGAAGACAACCTGGAAGGCTTGTTGCACGTTTCGGAATTGGCTGACCATAAGGTCGAAAACCCCGAAGACGTAGTCAAAGTCGGTGAGGACATCGAAGTTCGCATTCTGCGTGTCGATACCGCTGACCGCAAGATCGGCCTGAGCCGCAAACTTTCTGAGGAAGAAGAGCAAGCTGCCGCAGCCGACGGAGGTACCGAAGGTGGTACCGCTTCAGGCGATTCGGCCGCTCTACGCGAGCCGCTCAAAGGAGGCATCGGCGGCGGACAAGGTCCGTTGTTCTCAATGGATTCGCCCGAAGCCGAAACGGCGACGGCCGAAGCTGCCACCGAAGAAGCTGCTACCGAGGAACCTGCTGCCGAAGAAGCGGCGACTGAAGAAGCAACAACCGAAGAACCCGTTGCTGAGACAGCCGAAGCGGAAGCAACTGACAAGGATGCCGAAGAGGCTCCTGCAGAGGAAGCCGAGGAGAAACCGGTCTCCGAGTAG
- a CDS encoding aldose 1-epimerase family protein: protein MTEKQWVLTDVAGGIWLDDFDLDPQDGPSLAGATNWSVQKRTLQGGVSAGVDVVEVDNGRLTMSILPTRGMGLWKGACDGLALGWNSPVPQPVNPAFVNQSDRSGLGWLSGFNELLCRCGLSSNGAPGTDVIKNNEGNATETELTLHGKIANTPAHHVAVSICDTDAGTISVTGVVDETMMFGPSLQLVSTFSTTAGSNSFSIIDEVRNLQGTPAELELLYHTNFGKPLLEEGAKLVAPILEMAPRDTHAAADIDSYDVYLGPTAGYAEQCYFFELAADEAGQTRVLLRNRAGDCGLSMRYAKSQLPWLTQWKCTQLEADGYVTGIEPGTDFPNLKTFEREQGRVVVLPPGGSYQVRIDFEIHGTAEAVATTEHEIRALQEHFVPQVHRTALPKYSGS from the coding sequence ATGACTGAAAAACAGTGGGTATTAACCGACGTCGCTGGTGGAATTTGGTTGGATGATTTTGACTTAGATCCCCAAGACGGACCGTCCCTGGCCGGGGCGACGAATTGGTCGGTGCAGAAACGGACCTTGCAGGGCGGGGTTTCCGCCGGGGTGGATGTGGTGGAGGTCGATAATGGGCGTTTGACGATGTCGATTTTGCCGACCCGCGGCATGGGACTCTGGAAGGGGGCCTGCGACGGTTTGGCGTTGGGATGGAATTCCCCCGTCCCGCAACCGGTCAATCCGGCGTTTGTGAATCAATCCGACCGCAGTGGACTCGGGTGGCTGAGTGGATTCAACGAATTGTTGTGCCGCTGCGGATTATCGTCCAACGGAGCACCCGGGACGGACGTGATCAAAAACAACGAGGGGAACGCCACCGAAACGGAATTGACGCTGCACGGCAAAATCGCCAATACGCCCGCGCACCATGTCGCGGTTTCAATCTGTGATACGGATGCAGGCACGATTTCCGTAACGGGCGTGGTCGACGAAACGATGATGTTCGGCCCCAGTCTGCAGTTGGTCTCCACATTTTCGACGACCGCCGGCAGCAATTCGTTTTCGATTATTGACGAAGTGCGGAATCTGCAAGGGACGCCGGCGGAGTTGGAATTGCTGTACCACACGAATTTTGGAAAACCGTTACTGGAGGAAGGCGCCAAATTGGTGGCTCCAATTCTGGAAATGGCCCCCCGCGACACCCACGCCGCCGCCGACATCGACAGCTACGACGTTTATCTGGGGCCGACCGCCGGATATGCGGAGCAATGCTATTTCTTCGAACTCGCCGCTGACGAAGCGGGTCAAACGCGCGTTTTGCTGCGCAACCGTGCCGGGGATTGCGGACTGAGTATGCGATATGCGAAGAGCCAGCTTCCGTGGTTAACACAATGGAAATGTACACAACTCGAAGCGGATGGGTATGTTACGGGAATTGAACCGGGAACCGATTTCCCCAATCTCAAAACCTTTGAACGCGAGCAAGGACGGGTGGTCGTCCTGCCCCCGGGAGGAAGCTATCAAGTCCGCATCGATTTTGAGATACACGGAACCGCCGAAGCGGTCGCCACCACAGAACACGAAATCCGCGCGCTTCAGGAACATTTCGTCCCCCAGGTGCACCGTACTGCGCTGCCAAAGTACTCTGGCAGTTGA
- a CDS encoding carbon-nitrogen hydrolase family protein — protein sequence MTKILAAVVQLQSTEEKSRNVDAAARLVTEAAQRGASFVALPELFNCIGRWEAVVAAAEPISGPTSQRMSELAANLGITLLAGSIAEQSEVAGKIYNTSLLFGPDGQQLACYRKRHLFDVDVPDKVTVRESEFVMPGAEIVGTTLPDFTLGQSICYDLRFPELFRALADRRADVIAVPAAFAFGTGCDHWEVLLRARAIENQAFVIAPNQHGRHTPTLQSYGRSMIVDPWGTVLATAADGESLALAELDFQRLQDIRRHLPALSHRRDGQ from the coding sequence ATGACTAAAATCCTTGCTGCTGTTGTGCAACTGCAGTCCACTGAAGAGAAGTCACGAAACGTCGATGCGGCTGCGCGGCTTGTCACCGAAGCGGCACAGCGCGGCGCTTCGTTTGTGGCGCTACCGGAATTATTCAATTGCATTGGTCGCTGGGAAGCCGTCGTTGCTGCGGCGGAACCGATCAGCGGACCGACGAGTCAGCGGATGAGCGAATTGGCGGCGAACTTGGGCATTACGCTGCTGGCCGGCAGCATCGCGGAGCAATCCGAAGTTGCAGGGAAAATCTACAACACCAGTCTGCTGTTCGGCCCCGACGGCCAGCAGTTGGCCTGCTATCGCAAACGGCACTTATTTGACGTCGATGTTCCGGACAAGGTGACTGTCCGCGAATCGGAATTCGTCATGCCGGGCGCAGAGATTGTCGGCACAACATTGCCGGACTTCACACTCGGGCAATCGATTTGTTACGACCTCCGCTTTCCGGAACTGTTCCGCGCGTTGGCTGATCGGCGGGCGGATGTGATTGCCGTTCCGGCGGCATTTGCTTTTGGAACCGGTTGCGACCACTGGGAGGTATTGCTCCGCGCGCGGGCGATTGAAAACCAGGCCTTTGTGATTGCCCCCAATCAACATGGCCGACATACGCCGACGCTGCAGTCGTATGGGCGTTCGATGATTGTCGATCCCTGGGGAACGGTCTTAGCAACGGCGGCCGACGGCGAGTCGTTGGCACTGGCTGAACTCGATTTTCAGCGATTGCAAGACATCCGCCGCCATTTACCGGCACTATCGCATCGTCGCGATGGTCAATGA
- a CDS encoding AMP-dependent synthetase/ligase, with translation MSEYNLGALHRRVAERLGPRTALRYKEHGRYRDYSYADYRSDADAFAAQLINLGIQAGDHIGLLSENRYEWLIADIGILSTGAADVPMHAPLSPKQVEYQLGHSEARGVIVSNQLQADKVLEVAGDLPNLEFLISFEPLKPQTKLKYWTWDGFLQAGRNLGRDGQYRVLSREGMVGSDSLATIIYTSGTTGNPKGVMLTHGNLQSNSVAMLQSGASQPGDLSLSWLPYSHIYARTVDHYQAILAQMTVCIAESVETLVLNLAETQPSWMASVPRFYEKLWAMVGHLDPEVRSQQLQKIFGPRLRQLSSGGAPLPKHIAEGFIAAGISLMDGYGLTESSPVITFNRLDDNKPGTVGKAIPGVEIKIGDEGEILTRGPHVMKGYWKNPDATAETIVDGWLHTGDVGEIDDDGFLTITDRKKDLIITSGGKNISPTELETLLVSDVFIDQAVTYGDGRQFVSALLVPNFPQLEAKAAELGATLTADGDFLSNEALVAFYEERVARVMEAVSQPERVKRILVLARPFQLEENELTATLKVRRRFIIDKYRDQLDALYSAAVTNADQGD, from the coding sequence GTGAGCGAATACAATTTGGGGGCACTACACCGCCGAGTCGCCGAACGTTTGGGGCCGCGCACGGCGCTTCGCTATAAAGAGCACGGTCGGTATCGCGACTATTCCTACGCCGACTACCGTAGCGACGCCGATGCCTTTGCCGCCCAATTGATTAATCTGGGGATTCAAGCGGGCGATCACATTGGATTACTCTCCGAGAATCGCTACGAATGGTTGATCGCCGACATCGGCATTCTCTCCACCGGTGCTGCCGACGTGCCGATGCATGCACCGTTGTCTCCAAAACAAGTGGAATACCAGTTGGGCCACAGCGAAGCACGGGGGGTGATTGTCAGCAATCAACTCCAAGCTGACAAAGTGCTGGAAGTTGCCGGCGACCTGCCCAACTTAGAATTCTTAATCTCCTTTGAACCACTCAAGCCACAAACCAAGTTAAAATACTGGACCTGGGATGGCTTTTTGCAAGCAGGTCGAAACCTGGGTAGGGATGGACAATACCGCGTGCTCAGCCGTGAAGGGATGGTCGGTTCCGACAGCTTAGCAACAATCATTTATACCAGCGGCACGACCGGCAATCCCAAAGGGGTGATGCTGACCCATGGCAACTTGCAGTCCAATTCCGTAGCGATGCTTCAATCCGGAGCCTCGCAACCGGGAGACCTTTCGCTGAGTTGGCTGCCGTACAGCCATATTTATGCGCGGACGGTTGATCACTATCAGGCGATTCTAGCCCAAATGACGGTCTGCATTGCCGAATCGGTCGAGACGTTGGTCCTCAATCTGGCAGAAACGCAACCGAGTTGGATGGCCTCGGTGCCAAGGTTTTACGAAAAGCTGTGGGCCATGGTCGGCCACCTCGACCCGGAAGTCCGCAGCCAACAATTGCAGAAGATTTTTGGCCCCCGGTTGAGACAACTCTCCTCCGGCGGCGCACCGCTCCCTAAGCATATCGCTGAGGGATTCATCGCTGCGGGCATTTCGCTGATGGATGGTTACGGTTTGACCGAATCGTCACCGGTGATCACCTTCAACCGTTTGGACGACAATAAACCCGGCACCGTGGGCAAAGCGATCCCCGGCGTGGAAATCAAAATCGGCGACGAAGGCGAAATTCTCACCCGTGGCCCGCACGTGATGAAAGGGTACTGGAAAAACCCAGACGCCACCGCCGAAACCATTGTCGATGGGTGGTTGCATACCGGCGATGTGGGTGAGATCGACGACGACGGTTTTCTCACAATCACCGACCGCAAGAAGGACCTGATCATCACCTCCGGCGGCAAAAACATTTCGCCCACCGAATTGGAAACGCTGTTGGTCAGCGACGTGTTTATCGACCAAGCTGTGACCTATGGTGATGGGCGACAATTTGTTTCTGCATTGTTGGTCCCCAATTTCCCGCAACTCGAAGCCAAGGCAGCCGAGTTGGGAGCAACGTTAACCGCCGATGGCGATTTTCTTAGCAACGAGGCGCTCGTCGCATTCTATGAGGAACGCGTCGCCCGCGTCATGGAAGCAGTCAGCCAACCGGAACGGGTCAAACGCATTTTGGTACTCGCCCGGCCGTTTCAACTGGAAGAGAATGAACTGACCGCCACGCTGAAGGTCCGCCGGCGATTCATTATCGACAAGTACCGCGACCAACTCGATGCGTTGTACTCCGCCGCTGTCACGAACGCCGATCAGGGTGATTGA